In Streptomyces sp. NBC_01381, the sequence TGCGGTGCGCCATCGCGCCCGAAGCGAAGATCAGCAACCCCGAGACCAAGGAGGTCAAGAAGGACCGCGACGGCAACACGATCTACACCGTGGCCGTCACGGTGCGGCAGGACCGGCGGCGTATCTCCGTGATCGAAATCGCCGTCACGGGCGAGCCCAAGGGCATCGAGGAAGGGCAGACCGTCAAGGTCACCGGCTTAATGGCGTTCGCCTGGGCGATGGGCGACCGGCACGGAATCAGCTTCCGGGCCGACGCGATCACCCCGGTGCACGGAACCCCTGCTCCTGCCAAGGCCGGTGGGGCGTGATGGGCGCGATCCTGCTCGCCCTCGGGCTCGCCGCGCTCGCCTGGGTGTTCGTCGTCGCCGATCTGCTGCGGCGGCACCGTCCGGCCTGGCACTGGTACGTCACCGGCTACCCGGTCACCGCGTGCCGGGTGCTGTTCACCTGGCGCAAGGTCGCGATGCTCAACGACCTTGCCGTGTCCCGGCGTCCGCCGCGCGGACTCCTCGGGGATGTGGTGGTCAAGGGTGATCCACTGCGGCCGGTGGCGCCGCGCGCCTCGTTCCCGCGTGCTACCCGTCTGGGCCTGACCGTGGTCGTGCGTCTGCACGCGGGCCAGACCCCGGCGACGTACATGAAGGCGGCTGACGCGCTTACCCACGCGTGGAAGGTCCACGCCGTACGTGTCACCTCGCCGGAACGCGGCGTCGTGCTGCTGACGGCGACCGCCAGTGATCCGCTGGCCCGGCCCGGCTTAGCGACGGCTCCCGTCGCGCTGCTGTCTGCGCTCATCGGCGCACTGGAGAGCGGCGGGGCCTGGGTGATGGACCTGCGGACGGTTCCGCACTGGCTCATTGCCGGGGCCACCCGTTCGGGCAAGTCCACGTTGCTGGCCCGGCTGATCACTCAGCTCGCGCCGCAACCCGTCGCCTTGGTCGGCATCGACTGCAAGGGCGGCATGGAACTGGGGTTGTTCTCGGGGAGGTTGAGCGCCCTCACCACGTGCAGGCGTGAGGCGGTCGCCGTGCTGGCGGCGCTCGTCGTCGACATGCAGGACCGTATGCGGGACTGCCGCGCGGCGGGGGTCCGCTCAATCTGGGAGCTGCCCGACAAGCTGCGGCCCGTCCCCGTGGTCGT encodes:
- a CDS encoding FtsK/SpoIIIE domain-containing protein translates to MGAILLALGLAALAWVFVVADLLRRHRPAWHWYVTGYPVTACRVLFTWRKVAMLNDLAVSRRPPRGLLGDVVVKGDPLRPVAPRASFPRATRLGLTVVVRLHAGQTPATYMKAADALTHAWKVHAVRVTSPERGVVLLTATASDPLARPGLATAPVALLSALIGALESGGAWVMDLRTVPHWLIAGATRSGKSTLLARLITQLAPQPVALVGIDCKGGMELGLFSGRLSALTTCRREAVAVLAALVVDMQDRMRDCRAAGVRSIWELPDKLRPVPVVVIVDELAELYLSDGRRESKAEAEQCSTLLLRLAQLGAALGMHLVVAGQRVGSDLGPGVTALRAQLGGRICHRVNDPGTAEMTLGDLNKDAVAVAQSITQEEKGVAVCTGPDGGWGRARSHLTPTEGAVTTAMKYAAMTPELPAIDRALAALGGDDK